A portion of the uncultured Bacteroides sp. genome contains these proteins:
- a CDS encoding TonB-dependent receptor — MRKTFFLNLFVFLITSISAFAQSSISGKVKDEKGETLVGVNVLVKGTTIGTITDMDGSFEIKAASGKTLTFTYIGYIPQEVKVTNQSSMTVILKEDNKTLDEVVVIGYGSMTRKDVTSSITTVKADKLNTGVYTDPGQLLQGKVPGLTVVQSSDPTSGTTSISLRGASSFRTGEAMEPYYVVDGIPGMSLNLIAPEDIESIDVLRDASATAIYGSKAANGVIVITTKKGSKSDRSSVSYSGYVGFDNIAKRLDMMTASDLLSYASANNITLPNNKGYNTNWNDEVLRTAVSHNHNISINGGNERSSYNASLNYLNKEGIVRGTEFERISGRAYVQTKCLNDRLALSFNINAVQSKGKSVSSNKDGQSVFDAMNYYSPLLPTKNEDGTWYNYTSASQYYNPLSMINEDTYETVKKVIQGTGKATLEINKGLFWNLNLSYENEQVNYNNYNTIQSQIVTANGQAYRGTFENKKKVMETYFNYDHTFANVHKLGLMAGYSYDQKDNNDGLGLTVYHFYSNATSYYNLAIANKMDMSGITAYPLETLRMISFYGRLNYSYNSKYMLQATVRRDGSSAFGANNRWGTFPSASLAWRMSEEKFIKDLNVFDDLKFRVGYGVSGNSLGFGAFQAIQTYGPSGWFTYTDANGKSSLYRTIAAQSNANANLKWERTAMLNAGFDFSFFGGRLGGTIEYYDKRTSDLIYSYKVSTNRYPYGTMIANVGDITNRGIEFTINATPISTKKFTWDTSLNLSHNKNNVKSISNSNYSVAYIATGDPEIAGYSSNADVERIMEGQPLGTFYTYEWAGYNSDGVSVFYKHNPETGERTGETTKDPVDTDRTITGNAQPKLNLGWTNNFKYKNWSLDLFFTGVFGNKIYNATNEQYSNVGFVTEGRNVLKSVATEQKATDIQSQAPSDRWLENGDYFRLSTLSLGYSFGKMGNWANSLKVYATCNNLFTITGYSGRDPEINLGGLDPGIDRRTSYYPRTRTFMLGVNVNF, encoded by the coding sequence ATGCGAAAAACTTTTTTTTTGAATCTATTCGTCTTTCTGATAACTAGCATTTCCGCTTTTGCTCAAAGCAGCATATCCGGAAAAGTAAAAGACGAGAAAGGAGAGACACTTGTTGGTGTAAATGTCCTTGTAAAAGGAACAACCATTGGTACAATTACCGATATGGATGGTTCTTTTGAAATTAAGGCTGCTTCCGGGAAGACTCTTACATTTACTTATATAGGATACATCCCTCAAGAAGTAAAAGTCACTAATCAATCCTCTATGACTGTCATATTGAAAGAGGACAATAAAACATTGGATGAAGTAGTAGTGATAGGCTACGGCAGTATGACCCGTAAGGATGTCACCAGTTCTATTACTACAGTGAAAGCTGACAAACTGAATACCGGTGTTTATACCGATCCCGGACAGTTGCTGCAAGGCAAGGTCCCCGGATTAACGGTCGTTCAGAGCAGTGATCCTACATCTGGAACAACTTCAATCTCTCTTCGTGGCGCATCTTCTTTTCGTACAGGTGAAGCGATGGAGCCTTATTATGTTGTTGACGGTATTCCCGGTATGTCTTTGAATCTTATAGCTCCAGAGGACATTGAATCCATTGATGTACTTCGCGACGCATCTGCAACTGCTATTTACGGTTCTAAGGCTGCCAATGGTGTGATTGTTATCACAACAAAGAAAGGAAGCAAAAGTGATCGTTCATCTGTTTCATATAGTGGCTATGTTGGATTTGATAACATTGCCAAACGTCTTGATATGATGACAGCCAGTGACTTGCTTTCTTATGCGTCGGCTAACAATATTACGCTGCCTAATAATAAAGGTTACAATACGAATTGGAATGATGAAGTGCTTCGTACGGCAGTCAGCCACAATCATAATATTTCTATTAACGGAGGAAATGAACGTTCCAGTTACAATGCAAGTTTAAATTATTTAAACAAGGAAGGTATCGTGCGTGGTACTGAATTTGAGCGTATTTCAGGTCGTGCTTATGTGCAGACAAAATGTTTAAATGATCGTTTGGCCTTATCTTTCAATATTAATGCAGTACAGAGTAAAGGCAAAAGCGTTTCATCAAATAAAGATGGGCAAAGTGTATTTGATGCCATGAACTATTATTCACCCTTACTTCCTACAAAAAATGAAGATGGAACGTGGTATAATTACACATCGGCAAGTCAATATTACAACCCGCTGTCCATGATTAACGAGGACACTTATGAAACGGTTAAGAAAGTTATTCAGGGAACGGGTAAGGCCACTTTAGAAATCAATAAGGGTTTGTTTTGGAACTTGAATCTTTCTTATGAAAACGAACAAGTCAACTATAATAATTACAATACTATACAGTCTCAGATCGTTACTGCTAATGGACAGGCTTATCGTGGAACTTTTGAGAATAAAAAGAAAGTGATGGAAACCTATTTCAATTATGATCATACATTTGCTAATGTTCATAAATTAGGTCTGATGGCCGGTTATTCTTATGACCAAAAGGATAATAACGATGGATTGGGTCTTACGGTTTATCATTTCTATAGCAATGCTACTTCATACTATAACCTTGCTATTGCTAACAAAATGGATATGAGTGGTATAACTGCCTATCCATTGGAAACACTCCGTATGATTTCTTTCTATGGCCGTTTGAATTATTCATATAATAGCAAATATATGCTTCAGGCTACAGTTCGTCGTGATGGTTCTTCTGCTTTCGGTGCGAACAATCGTTGGGGAACATTCCCTTCCGCATCTCTTGCATGGCGTATGAGCGAAGAGAAATTCATTAAAGATTTGAACGTGTTTGATGATTTGAAATTCCGCGTAGGTTATGGTGTCAGCGGTAACTCTTTGGGATTTGGCGCTTTCCAGGCAATTCAAACTTATGGTCCTTCCGGATGGTTCACCTACACAGACGCTAATGGAAAGTCAAGCCTTTACCGTACAATAGCTGCTCAATCAAATGCAAATGCAAATTTGAAATGGGAACGAACTGCAATGCTCAATGCAGGCTTTGATTTTAGTTTCTTCGGAGGGCGCCTGGGTGGTACAATCGAATATTATGATAAGCGTACAAGCGATTTGATTTATTCATATAAAGTATCAACAAACCGCTATCCTTATGGCACTATGATTGCAAATGTGGGTGATATTACCAATAGAGGTATTGAATTTACAATCAATGCAACCCCTATCAGTACAAAGAAATTCACTTGGGATACAAGCTTGAACCTTTCACACAACAAAAATAATGTGAAGAGTATTTCCAACAGTAATTATTCTGTAGCTTATATTGCAACAGGTGATCCCGAAATTGCAGGTTATTCATCAAACGCAGATGTAGAGCGTATTATGGAAGGCCAACCACTTGGAACGTTTTATACTTATGAATGGGCCGGTTATAACTCAGACGGCGTATCAGTATTCTACAAACATAATCCGGAAACCGGCGAACGCACCGGTGAAACGACAAAAGACCCGGTTGATACAGACCGTACCATTACAGGCAATGCGCAACCTAAATTAAATTTGGGTTGGACAAACAACTTCAAATATAAGAATTGGAGTTTGGACCTGTTCTTTACAGGAGTCTTTGGCAATAAAATTTATAATGCAACTAACGAGCAATATAGTAATGTGGGGTTTGTTACCGAAGGTAGAAATGTATTGAAATCAGTAGCAACAGAACAAAAAGCTACAGATATTCAGTCACAAGCTCCTTCTGATCGTTGGTTAGAGAATGGAGACTATTTCCGTTTGTCAACCCTCTCTTTGGGTTACTCTTTCGGAAAGATGGGTAATTGGGCGAATTCACTCAAGGTATATGCAACCTGCAATAACTTGTTTACAATTACCGGCTATTCCGGTCGTGATCCTGAAATTAATCTTGGTGGCTTGGATCCTGGAATTGATAGACGTACTAGCTATTATCCTCGTACCCGTACATTTATGTTAGGTGTAAATGTTAATTTCTAA
- a CDS encoding RagB/SusD family nutrient uptake outer membrane protein — MKSYIKNTLFAGLLLSSATACTDLDVKIMSTYTSYPSSEIATEAKMADLYYGFRGPLGRRYVEATCLSSDELTAVTYGNNWYDAGNYVHSSLHMTNPDDAHIDWLGDITGTITKCNQAIVDLGGDGATDESIAKALTMRAFYHFIFMDMFGNTPILDHVIGENEAINRSPRAEVAAFIENDLLRAINSGGLSEKVDASTYGKPTKWMAEALLVKLYLNWAVYTSGDVATYAPTLANSKLNDAVKYCDELINSGKFNLSDSYRKKFMPDNDYLIKDFIYAMPYDNATAKGMTYARFQFWPKFNNDGGSGTGLLGVTLSKNAGGIFTVTPEAADRFNLEGDERNDIILKESLYKYNISTFAKTTTPYMYNGQRVVLTKNVTLLKSNDTSMNVGDDFNGWNQGYRCIKWAIQAADYDTYERNQSNDVPIFRYADILLMKAEAILRGATATNNDTPMSLFNQIRSYVKAPTMTTSPTLQDVLDERGREFFTEMWRRNDLIRFGQFENDWGLKHVVNPAAKTQTWRRIFPIPKNVMNSNTNWTQNTGY; from the coding sequence ATGAAAAGCTATATCAAAAATACCTTATTTGCAGGTTTGCTGTTATCATCAGCAACAGCCTGCACCGATTTGGATGTAAAGATCATGTCCACTTATACTTCTTATCCGAGTTCCGAAATTGCAACTGAAGCAAAGATGGCAGATTTATACTATGGATTCCGTGGCCCTTTGGGACGTCGTTATGTTGAAGCCACATGTTTATCTTCCGATGAACTTACGGCAGTTACTTATGGCAATAACTGGTATGACGCAGGTAATTATGTCCACTCTTCACTTCATATGACTAATCCGGATGATGCACATATCGATTGGCTAGGTGATATCACCGGAACCATTACCAAGTGTAATCAGGCTATTGTAGACCTTGGAGGTGACGGCGCAACTGATGAGTCTATCGCAAAAGCTTTGACAATGCGTGCTTTCTATCATTTCATCTTTATGGATATGTTCGGCAATACTCCTATTTTGGATCATGTTATTGGAGAGAATGAGGCAATTAATCGTTCTCCACGTGCTGAAGTAGCAGCCTTTATAGAAAACGATCTACTTCGTGCCATTAATTCCGGCGGCTTATCCGAAAAGGTTGATGCCTCTACTTATGGAAAACCAACTAAATGGATGGCTGAAGCTCTTCTTGTGAAACTATATCTAAACTGGGCTGTTTACACTTCCGGTGATGTTGCTACTTATGCGCCCACTTTGGCAAATTCCAAACTTAATGATGCAGTGAAATACTGTGATGAACTAATTAATAGCGGTAAGTTTAATCTGAGCGATAGTTATCGCAAGAAGTTCATGCCGGATAATGATTACCTGATTAAAGATTTCATCTATGCAATGCCTTATGATAATGCCACAGCAAAAGGTATGACGTACGCCCGATTCCAATTCTGGCCTAAATTCAACAACGATGGAGGAAGTGGCACTGGTTTACTCGGCGTAACTCTTTCAAAGAATGCAGGTGGTATTTTTACAGTTACACCCGAAGCAGCCGATCGTTTCAACTTGGAAGGAGACGAACGTAATGATATCATTTTGAAAGAATCTCTTTATAAGTATAATATTTCAACATTTGCTAAAACCACAACGCCTTATATGTATAATGGACAGCGTGTGGTGCTTACCAAAAACGTTACTTTACTTAAATCGAATGATACCTCTATGAATGTAGGTGATGATTTCAATGGTTGGAATCAGGGTTACCGTTGCATCAAGTGGGCCATACAGGCTGCCGACTATGACACCTATGAGCGTAACCAAAGTAACGATGTGCCTATTTTCCGTTATGCAGATATTCTGCTGATGAAAGCTGAAGCTATTCTTCGCGGTGCAACAGCTACCAATAACGATACTCCTATGAGTTTATTCAACCAGATTCGCAGTTATGTGAAAGCTCCTACAATGACCACATCTCCTACTTTGCAAGATGTTCTTGACGAACGTGGACGTGAGTTCTTTACTGAGATGTGGCGTCGCAATGACTTGATCCGTTTCGGTCAATTCGAAAATGATTGGGGGTTGAAACATGTTGTGAATCCAGCTGCCAAGACTCAGACATGGCGCCGTATATTCCCGATTCCTAAAAATGTGATGAATTCTAATACCAACTGGACACAGAATACCGGATACTAA
- a CDS encoding heparan-alpha-glucosaminide N-acetyltransferase domain-containing protein, with the protein MDLSQKKQRLLSLDVLRGLTVAGMILVNNGGGDSSYEPLRHSAWNGLSIADLVFPFFLFMVGISTYISLRKYQFEWSGPLILKILKRTCIILLIGCAIHWFEACCKGDFFPFDHLRFTGVLQRIGLCYGIVSIIAITMKHKWTLWLCGALLVGYTAILYWGNGYSCDVTNILSITDRLIFGEAHLYHKSPIDPEGLLGIIPSIAHTLIGFWCGKLIIEKQTLDQKIMHLLLFGFVLMIIGLAFSYGMPINKRIWSPTLVLFTCGMAASLLAFLMYIIDAKEHKNWTPFFVCFGVNPLFIYVMSELLSIVFGQYGVSNNLYSEIHSFIADAQVSSLVYAVIFVFLNWGIGYPLYKKEVYIKI; encoded by the coding sequence ATGGATCTATCACAAAAGAAGCAAAGATTACTATCCTTGGATGTACTGCGCGGATTGACCGTTGCAGGGATGATATTGGTCAACAATGGCGGAGGAGACTCCTCGTATGAACCTTTGCGCCATTCGGCTTGGAATGGTCTCTCAATTGCTGATCTCGTTTTTCCTTTCTTTCTTTTTATGGTAGGCATCTCCACCTATATTTCATTGCGGAAATATCAATTTGAGTGGTCTGGTCCGTTAATTTTGAAGATTTTAAAACGTACTTGCATCATTTTATTGATAGGATGTGCCATTCATTGGTTTGAAGCATGTTGCAAAGGAGATTTTTTTCCCTTTGATCATTTACGATTCACAGGCGTCTTGCAGCGAATAGGTCTCTGCTATGGCATTGTTTCCATCATAGCTATTACCATGAAACATAAATGGACATTGTGGTTATGCGGTGCATTGTTAGTAGGATATACAGCCATTCTTTACTGGGGCAATGGCTATTCCTGTGATGTCACCAATATTTTATCTATCACAGACCGTTTAATCTTTGGAGAAGCACACCTCTATCATAAAAGTCCGATTGACCCTGAAGGATTACTAGGCATCATTCCTTCCATTGCTCACACCCTTATCGGCTTCTGGTGTGGTAAATTGATCATAGAGAAGCAAACATTGGATCAAAAAATCATGCATTTGCTTCTCTTCGGCTTTGTACTAATGATTATTGGCTTGGCCTTCTCATATGGTATGCCTATCAATAAAAGAATATGGTCACCTACATTGGTATTGTTCACCTGTGGCATGGCAGCTAGTCTGTTAGCCTTCCTCATGTATATCATAGACGCCAAAGAGCATAAAAACTGGACGCCCTTCTTCGTCTGTTTTGGTGTGAATCCTCTTTTCATTTACGTGATGAGTGAATTATTATCAATTGTTTTCGGACAGTATGGTGTTTCAAACAACTTATATAGCGAAATTCATTCTTTCATAGCAGATGCCCAAGTATCATCATTAGTATATGCCGTCATCTTTGTCTTTTTGAACTGGGGAATTGGCTATCCTCTCTATAAAAAAGAAGTCTATATTAAAATATGA